A stretch of the Candidatus Hydrogenedentota bacterium genome encodes the following:
- the rplC gene encoding 50S ribosomal protein L3 yields MLNGLLGKKLGMTRIFTEDGRWIEVTLLEAGPCTVVQRKTKAHEGYEAVQLGFGQANKRRLTKPLQGHFGKAGVDPKRTLREFHVEQDDPLKPGDEVRADIFKVGDRVDVSGTSKGKGFAGGMKRHGWSGGPGTHGSNFHRRPGSIGQSASPGHVIKGKTLPGHMGCERVTTQNLEVVNVDPAKNLIAVRGSVPGAPGGVIVLKRSVKAMAAAAGSKKGAK; encoded by the coding sequence ATGTTGAACGGACTATTGGGCAAAAAACTGGGAATGACCCGGATCTTTACCGAGGATGGCCGCTGGATTGAAGTGACCCTCCTGGAAGCAGGTCCCTGCACGGTTGTCCAACGGAAAACCAAGGCCCATGAAGGGTATGAGGCGGTTCAGCTGGGCTTTGGCCAGGCGAATAAGCGCCGCCTGACAAAACCCCTCCAGGGGCATTTTGGCAAGGCCGGGGTGGACCCCAAACGGACCCTTCGAGAATTTCACGTGGAACAGGACGATCCCTTGAAACCGGGCGATGAAGTGCGCGCGGACATTTTCAAGGTGGGCGATCGTGTGGATGTGAGCGGAACCTCGAAAGGCAAGGGTTTTGCGGGCGGCATGAAACGCCACGGCTGGAGCGGCGGCCCGGGCACGCATGGATCGAATTTCCATCGCCGGCCCGGATCGATTGGACAAAGCGCCAGTCCCGGCCATGTGATCAAGGGCAAGACGCTCCCGGGCCACATGGGCTGTGAGCGCGTGACCACGCAGAACCTTGAAGTCGTGAACGTGGACCCCGCCAAGAATCTTATCGCGGTGCGCGGAAGCGTCCCCGGCGCTCCGGGCGGCGTCATCGTCCTGAAGAGAAGCGTCAAAGCGATGGCCGCCGCGGCGGGCTCCAAGAAAGGGGCGAAGTAA
- the rplD gene encoding 50S ribosomal protein L4: protein MASVKAYTMDGREIEPVEVNDAVFGVEPNEALVRGVAVAQLNASRQGNAATKTRREISGGGKKPYRQKGTGNARHGSTREPQMRGGGTVFGPHPRDYRQNVPVRWKRQALCCVLSDRVRNEALCVLDALTFDAPKTKPFVEMLGLIAPDRRKTLFVTAGVDANVMLSSRNIPRVAVRTASDLNTVDVLDAERVVIVRDALAVLEERLA, encoded by the coding sequence ATGGCGTCGGTAAAAGCCTATACGATGGACGGGCGGGAGATTGAGCCTGTCGAAGTGAACGATGCGGTGTTCGGCGTCGAGCCGAACGAGGCGCTGGTGCGTGGCGTGGCCGTGGCTCAACTCAACGCGAGCCGCCAGGGAAATGCCGCGACGAAGACCCGCCGCGAAATCAGCGGGGGCGGAAAAAAGCCGTACCGCCAGAAAGGCACCGGCAACGCCCGGCACGGCAGCACGCGCGAACCCCAGATGCGGGGCGGCGGCACCGTGTTTGGCCCGCATCCGCGGGACTATCGGCAAAATGTGCCCGTGCGCTGGAAGCGCCAGGCCTTGTGTTGCGTGTTGAGCGACCGGGTGCGCAACGAGGCGCTGTGCGTGTTGGATGCGTTGACGTTTGACGCGCCCAAGACCAAGCCATTCGTTGAAATGCTTGGCCTGATTGCGCCCGATCGCCGGAAGACCCTTTTTGTCACGGCGGGAGTGGACGCCAATGTGATGTTGTCGTCGCGTAATATTCCGCGCGTGGCCGTGCGCACGGCGTCTGATCTCAATACGGTGGATGTGCTGGATGCGGAGCGGGTGGTGATCGTTCGCGATGCCCTCGCCGTGCTCGAGGAGCGGTTGGCATGA